In Acaryochloris marina S15, a single genomic region encodes these proteins:
- a CDS encoding DUF3134 family protein encodes MYNPSLTEENRNQVSPVIAPRKNTSLYNWLEENGRFRQNDESDFDWSTDDEELLSEYSNNNSNSNNDESYTPMAA; translated from the coding sequence ATGTATAATCCCTCCTTGACAGAAGAAAACCGTAATCAGGTTAGCCCCGTAATCGCTCCTCGCAAAAATACATCTCTGTATAACTGGTTAGAAGAGAATGGTCGTTTCCGCCAAAATGATGAATCTGATTTCGACTGGTCTACCGATGACGAAGAACTGCTTTCAGAATATTCCAACAACAACAGCAACAGTAACAACGACGAGAGTTATACGCCAATGGCTGCGTAA
- a CDS encoding NUDIX domain-containing protein: MFSPKKSNPSDQSSEVPHYHEPDRTYQMGLDARLPTEVFSQALDHLVITCVDLVFSHQQQVLLAKRRTYPQKSWWVIGGRMIAGESPLQSAQRKAREEAGLAIATDRFHFMGVYSTCFAHRQQSPQDRGLHSLNLTYVVTLTASEKQQLCLDPHEYQKWQWYSNREATLQLNASQVMDQLLLSLLDRVNSMQNTSGKIN; this comes from the coding sequence ATGTTCTCACCAAAGAAATCTAATCCTTCAGACCAGAGTTCTGAAGTGCCCCATTATCATGAGCCAGACCGCACTTATCAAATGGGGCTGGATGCCAGATTACCGACAGAGGTCTTTAGTCAAGCTCTAGATCATCTGGTCATTACTTGCGTTGATTTAGTTTTTAGCCATCAACAACAGGTGTTGTTGGCTAAACGCCGTACCTATCCCCAAAAATCTTGGTGGGTCATTGGCGGACGCATGATCGCCGGAGAGTCCCCCTTACAGTCTGCCCAGCGGAAAGCGAGGGAAGAAGCTGGACTTGCGATCGCAACAGACCGATTCCACTTTATGGGAGTCTATTCCACTTGTTTTGCCCATCGGCAGCAATCCCCACAGGATCGGGGCTTGCATAGCCTCAATCTCACCTATGTAGTCACGCTGACCGCTTCTGAAAAGCAACAGCTTTGCCTCGATCCCCATGAGTATCAAAAGTGGCAATGGTACTCCAATCGTGAAGCTACCTTGCAACTCAATGCTTCCCAGGTGATGGATCAACTGCTATTAAGTCTGTTAGATCGCGTCAATTCTATGCAAAATACATCGGGCAAGATCAATTGA
- a CDS encoding DUF423 domain-containing protein: MFRLFLMAGSIFGGLSVAAGAFASHALKAQLSEKSQQIFETGTKYQMYHALALILVSLLLSRAEGGEGLLTLAGYAFIAGIVLFSGSLYGLSLSEIKWFGPITPLGGVAFLVGWGCIAIAAFKSSPIS; encoded by the coding sequence ATGTTCCGACTTTTCCTCATGGCTGGTTCAATTTTCGGTGGCCTTTCTGTGGCGGCAGGGGCCTTTGCTTCTCATGCCCTCAAGGCTCAACTCAGCGAAAAGTCGCAACAAATTTTTGAGACAGGCACCAAGTACCAGATGTACCATGCTCTCGCCCTGATCCTGGTATCCCTGCTGTTGAGTCGCGCAGAGGGAGGAGAGGGGCTACTGACCCTTGCAGGCTATGCCTTTATTGCCGGCATCGTTTTATTCTCCGGCAGCCTATATGGATTGAGTCTATCTGAGATTAAGTGGTTTGGTCCCATTACTCCGCTGGGTGGCGTTGCCTTTTTAGTCGGGTGGGGATGCATTGCGATCGCAGCCTTCAAATCATCTCCGATCAGCTAA
- a CDS encoding ISNCY family transposase: MNEGVLNFPLLLHWLHQLIEHLDDPRQPSNGTKFSLKDIVLGAFAVFFMQCPSFLEYQRHVHSRHGRDNAQALFELTELPTSNQIKNVLDLIAFRLLFPIFYQIYSVLLRRGYLEQYKVLGGHLLVGLDGSEYFSSNRICCDQCSTKTHRDGSVTYTHTAVLPVLVCPEIEHVISLAPEFIRPQDGAEKQDSETAAAKRWIKGHAQGFDGAKITVLGDDLYSRQPMVETCLEDELNFIFVCLPSSHPELYEWVEYLEGIGDVEHLETRGWNGRYHEICQYRYYNRIPLREELPAVMVNWCEVSVTRAADGKTMYHNAFITHHFINDQSVAEIVSAGRARWKAENEGHNVLKTKGYHLEHNFGHGQKNLAAVLLVLNLLAFLFHTVLHLVDSTYQRMRKQRGTRQGFFHDIQTLTKYLLFESWEHLLQFMLDDPEPRIAADTS; encoded by the coding sequence ATGAATGAAGGTGTTCTAAATTTCCCTCTCTTACTGCACTGGCTACATCAGCTCATTGAGCACCTCGATGATCCACGTCAACCCAGTAATGGCACCAAATTTAGTCTCAAAGATATTGTATTAGGCGCATTTGCTGTCTTCTTTATGCAATGTCCTTCGTTTCTGGAGTACCAACGCCATGTTCATAGTCGTCATGGTCGTGACAACGCCCAAGCCCTCTTTGAGTTAACAGAACTCCCCACGAGCAACCAAATCAAGAATGTTTTGGACTTGATCGCATTTCGTCTTCTGTTTCCCATTTTTTATCAAATTTATAGCGTTCTCCTACGACGAGGTTATCTAGAGCAATATAAGGTTCTAGGTGGACACCTGTTGGTAGGGCTAGACGGCAGCGAGTATTTTTCCTCAAACCGGATTTGTTGCGATCAGTGTTCTACCAAAACCCATCGGGATGGGAGTGTCACCTATACGCACACCGCCGTGTTGCCCGTCCTCGTTTGTCCGGAAATTGAACATGTCATTTCTCTGGCCCCAGAGTTCATTCGTCCTCAAGATGGTGCGGAGAAACAGGATAGTGAAACCGCTGCGGCCAAACGGTGGATCAAGGGGCATGCTCAAGGGTTTGACGGAGCCAAGATTACGGTTCTTGGCGATGACCTCTATAGCCGTCAACCGATGGTGGAGACTTGTTTAGAGGATGAGTTGAACTTCATTTTTGTCTGTTTGCCCTCCTCCCATCCAGAGCTATATGAATGGGTAGAGTATTTAGAAGGTATTGGAGATGTTGAGCATCTAGAGACTCGGGGCTGGAACGGTCGCTATCATGAAATTTGTCAGTATCGCTATTACAATCGCATCCCCCTGCGTGAGGAGCTACCAGCAGTGATGGTCAACTGGTGCGAAGTCTCTGTTACTCGTGCTGCTGATGGAAAGACTATGTATCACAACGCGTTCATTACTCACCATTTCATCAATGACCAAAGTGTGGCCGAGATTGTCAGTGCTGGACGTGCCCGATGGAAAGCGGAGAATGAAGGACACAATGTCCTCAAAACCAAGGGCTATCACTTAGAACATAATTTTGGTCATGGTCAGAAGAACCTTGCTGCTGTGCTATTGGTACTCAACCTGTTGGCATTCTTATTTCATACCGTCTTGCACTTGGTGGACTCCACTTATCAACGCATGCGAAAGCAACGGGGAACCCGACAAGGCTTTTTTCACGATATTCAGACTTTGACCAAATACTTGCTCTTTGAGAGTTGGGAGCATTTGCTCCAGTTTATGTTGGATGATCCAGAGCCTCGAATAGCAGCCGATACCTCATGA
- a CDS encoding toll/interleukin-1 receptor domain-containing protein — MWYDLQQTRPGDDISEDVKQGIQASDIVFVVWSQNAAQSKWVNKEMSQAMLLRKTIIGILVDDTPWYSYLQNLNIPAQDWRQNYQNLFMRLNIVLLSQQHQVLKCKGEEWSILNTLLTQMHDLDGVTQYLNAYRRQNNVSGDKAYWIQRILDVCNESYAQGKQVLDQLQGGMAYAQELVDRIEQSLHDQYQLQEILAEIEVNEHHSPMILGALKTKVKHMLASFDPSEQPSSLAIKTVPSELSVEAEETPDESGGSVWLQVGKYAAMGLAAYGICKMVQGASNTGGSGGAWEDQVARSLNSMGHSSPF; from the coding sequence ATTTGGTATGACCTCCAACAAACGAGACCAGGGGACGACATCTCTGAGGATGTCAAGCAAGGCATTCAGGCATCAGATATTGTCTTTGTGGTTTGGTCTCAGAATGCTGCCCAATCAAAATGGGTCAATAAAGAGATGAGCCAAGCCATGCTCTTACGGAAAACGATTATTGGAATTTTGGTGGATGATACGCCTTGGTATTCCTATTTGCAGAATTTGAATATTCCTGCCCAAGATTGGCGCCAAAATTACCAAAATTTATTTATGCGGCTGAATATTGTGTTGTTGAGCCAGCAACATCAAGTATTGAAATGTAAGGGGGAGGAGTGGTCCATTCTCAATACGTTACTGACACAGATGCATGATTTGGATGGGGTGACCCAGTATCTAAATGCCTATCGCCGGCAAAACAATGTCTCTGGAGATAAGGCCTATTGGATTCAGCGTATTCTAGACGTTTGTAATGAGTCTTATGCTCAGGGTAAGCAAGTATTAGACCAACTGCAGGGTGGGATGGCTTATGCCCAAGAGCTGGTGGATCGGATTGAGCAATCGTTGCATGACCAATATCAGCTACAAGAGATTCTGGCAGAAATTGAGGTAAATGAGCATCACTCTCCGATGATTTTGGGAGCCTTGAAGACTAAGGTGAAACATATGTTGGCTTCTTTTGACCCCTCAGAGCAACCATCGTCTTTAGCCATTAAGACGGTTCCGTCTGAGTTGTCTGTAGAAGCAGAGGAAACACCCGACGAGTCTGGAGGATCGGTCTGGTTACAGGTGGGTAAATATGCGGCGATGGGTCTTGCTGCCTATGGTATTTGCAAGATGGTGCAAGGCGCTTCTAATACGGGTGGCAGTGGTGGCGCTTGGGAAGATCAAGTTGCCCGATCCTTGAATAGTATGGGGCATTCATCGCCTTTCTAG
- a CDS encoding SUMF1/EgtB/PvdO family nonheme iron enzyme, which yields MPQPIKVFISYSHQDEGLRNELVGHLSGLVQYEKLIEIWHDRKIPAGSNWEQNIDSHLEEADIILFLVSSDFIRSPYCQGVEVKHALKCDQDKTVRAIPIFVRPSLYESTPLRSLQGLPRNATPVSSSDRQTPSSRDGLWLEVVREIGQIAREIQDQILSAKRALLRADGIVAYAQKAELFYQDGDISPGEQVNLDFIAENYQLSALDIDEIWAKIKADYSQQQRALETYRETVRAEIKHRGGLTPEAQSVLGDLRENLGISDGFAGQIEQEVLEEQQRLEEQRQRELEQRRIEEHQRREFERKQLEEQQLEQKRQHEAEQQAVQKRNMEEQVRQEQATRLKEEQEQKPREGTTNKVHEFVLGSGDIQLQTFSFKVVLLDDKGKVKQRTTQSAQFFMEALAPSVDLEMVAIPTGSYLMGSLHSEGSSRERPQHRVQVPSFCLGKYPVTQAQWHSVAKLEQVKINLDSDPAHFKGDQKPIEQVSWNEAVEFCDRLSRKTGKIYRLPSEAEWEYACRAGTTTEFHFGNQLTRKYANCDVKEVATLIANLLRISTSDVGSFNVANSFGLFDMHGNVGEWCLDTFQESYKSAPTNGSAWIIKNDNLSRRLRRGGSWAYNPRACRSASRRSDTPGFRDDTVGFRVVCSAPRSLQ from the coding sequence ATGCCTCAGCCCATTAAGGTTTTTATTTCTTATTCCCATCAGGATGAAGGCTTACGCAATGAATTGGTGGGTCATCTAAGTGGATTAGTACAGTATGAAAAATTGATTGAAATTTGGCATGATCGCAAAATTCCTGCAGGGTCAAATTGGGAACAAAACATAGACAGTCATTTGGAAGAAGCTGATATTATTCTTTTCCTGGTGAGTTCAGATTTTATCCGGTCCCCCTATTGCCAAGGCGTTGAAGTAAAACATGCTCTGAAATGCGATCAAGATAAGACAGTTCGCGCAATTCCCATTTTCGTACGTCCTAGCTTATATGAATCAACTCCCTTGCGGAGTCTTCAAGGATTACCGAGAAATGCTACCCCCGTTTCCTCGTCAGATCGGCAAACGCCAAGCTCTAGGGATGGTTTATGGCTAGAAGTTGTTCGTGAGATAGGTCAGATTGCCCGAGAGATTCAGGACCAAATCCTGTCAGCAAAAAGGGCACTCCTACGGGCAGATGGAATAGTAGCTTATGCACAAAAAGCTGAACTGTTTTATCAAGACGGCGATATTTCTCCGGGAGAGCAAGTAAATCTCGATTTTATTGCTGAGAACTATCAACTTTCTGCTCTAGATATTGATGAGATATGGGCAAAGATTAAGGCGGATTATAGCCAGCAACAACGTGCCCTTGAAACATATCGAGAAACGGTGCGAGCAGAAATAAAACATCGGGGTGGTTTGACTCCAGAGGCTCAATCGGTCCTAGGTGATTTAAGAGAGAACTTGGGTATTTCTGATGGTTTTGCTGGACAGATTGAACAAGAGGTTCTGGAAGAGCAGCAACGACTTGAAGAACAACGGCAGCGAGAGCTTGAACAAAGGCGTATAGAAGAGCATCAGCGACGAGAATTCGAACGAAAGCAATTAGAAGAACAACAGCTTGAACAAAAACGCCAGCACGAAGCAGAACAGCAGGCTGTACAAAAACGAAATATGGAGGAGCAAGTTCGCCAAGAACAAGCAACTAGACTAAAGGAGGAACAGGAGCAAAAACCACGGGAAGGAACAACCAATAAGGTTCATGAGTTTGTGTTGGGCAGTGGTGATATACAGCTCCAAACGTTCTCATTTAAAGTGGTCTTGTTGGATGACAAAGGTAAGGTCAAGCAGCGCACCACTCAATCAGCTCAATTCTTTATGGAAGCATTAGCACCTAGTGTGGACCTAGAAATGGTAGCTATTCCAACTGGATCATATCTGATGGGCTCTCTGCATAGTGAAGGTTCTAGTCGCGAGCGCCCACAACATCGGGTGCAAGTCCCATCATTTTGTTTGGGTAAGTATCCAGTTACCCAAGCACAGTGGCATTCTGTGGCTAAACTTGAGCAAGTCAAGATAAATTTAGATTCTGATCCTGCCCACTTTAAGGGAGACCAAAAACCTATTGAGCAAGTATCTTGGAATGAAGCAGTTGAATTTTGTGATCGTCTTTCTCGTAAAACAGGGAAAATATACCGTTTGCCCAGCGAAGCAGAGTGGGAATATGCTTGCCGAGCAGGAACAACTACTGAGTTTCATTTCGGGAATCAACTCACGCGTAAATACGCAAACTGTGACGTTAAAGAGGTTGCAACTTTAATTGCAAATTTGCTTAGAATATCGACCTCGGATGTTGGCAGTTTTAACGTTGCAAATAGCTTTGGTCTATTTGATATGCATGGCAATGTTGGGGAATGGTGTCTAGATACCTTTCAAGAAAGCT